One region of Ascaphus truei isolate aAscTru1 chromosome 13, aAscTru1.hap1, whole genome shotgun sequence genomic DNA includes:
- the LOC142465206 gene encoding LOW QUALITY PROTEIN: olfactory receptor 10R2-like (The sequence of the model RefSeq protein was modified relative to this genomic sequence to represent the inferred CDS: inserted 1 base in 1 codon; substituted 1 base at 1 genomic stop codon) — protein sequence MNMVNRTLVTEFVILGFSSSRELQEVYFVVFLVMYILTLTQHAVNIVVIHLDXRLHTPMYFFLVNLSFRRLLXITVTVPKMLANFLSETKTISINGCFAQSHIFFFLGTTECFLLTAMAYDRYLAICNPLHYNGLMDRWYYICGGCRLGGSLAPILPSTFIFRFPFCGSNVIDHFFCDSPPLLKLSCQSIDTIEVIVFILGSLILLTSFLLTMVSYINIISTILKIPTADGRQKAFSTCASHLTIVIIFYGTTMFTYVRPRALNAFDTNKVLSVMYSVVTPMINPIIYSLRNNDIRQAVKNVVGRK from the exons ATGAACATGGTGAATAGAACCCTGGTGACAGAGTTTGTTATTCTGGGGTTTTCCAGCAGCAGGGAGCTTCAGGAGGTCTACTTTGTTGTCTTCTTGGTAATGTATATTCTGACATTAACCCAGCATGCGGTTAACATTGTGGTCATACACTTGGACTAGCGCCTCCATACCCCTATGTACTTCTTCCTCGTCAACCTCTCATTTCGGAGATTGC atatcactgtcactgtccccaagATGTTGGCCAACTTCCTATCAGAGACAAAGACCATCTCAATTAACGGATGCTTTGCCCAGTCGCACATTTTCTTCTTTCTAGGTACCACTGAATGCTTCCTGTTGACTGCAATGGCATATGATCGCTACCTAGCGATCTGTAATCCTCTACATTATAATGGACTTATGGACAGATGG tatTACATTTGCGGGGGGTGCCGGCTGGGTGGTTCTCTGGCACCAATTTTGCCATCCACATTCATATTTCGCTTTCCTTTCTGCGGCTCTAATGTCATCGACCATTTCTTCTGTGACTCTCCCCCACTGCTGAAACTCTCATGCCAAAGCATCGACACTATTGAGGTGATTGTCTTTATATTAGGTTCCTTAATTCTCCTAACTTCATTCTTGCTGACCATGGTCTCTTACATCAATATCATCTCTACTATACTGAAGATCCCTACGGCCGATGGACGTCAGAAGGCGTTTTCCACCTGTGCTTCCCACCTCACCATAGTCATTATATTCTATGGCACCACCATGTTCACATATGTCAGACCCAGGGCCCTCAATGCTTTTGATACCAACAAGGTCTTGTCCGTCATGTACTCTGTAGTCACCCCAATGATCAATCCCATTATCTACAGTTTAAGAAACAATGATATCAGACAAGCAGTGAAGAACGTTGTGGGTAGAAAATAA